CAAACTTAGCTTCGGGAATGTCAAGAAGGACTTGGAGATTGATAGCAAAGCCAGCCATATCCATGGGGAACGGACGGTTAGGCTTCCAGAAAGTATACCAAGAAACCACCTGAAAATACCACAATCAGCATCTAATCACCTGAAGAGACAACTTGGTCAACTTACggtaaacccagaaatattcgCTGCCATTTTTTTTTTGCAGTGATATTGCAACATGCGTTTTAATCCAGCGTTCTGCAAAAGACAAATTCAAATCTCCACatatcatattttattcaatattCTCAAAACAAACAGTATTTACCTTTCCATTTTTTGTGATTGGTCTTTCAAACTTCAGACCACCCACAAGACCGACTGGCCAACATGACACTTTATTGGTATATCtcatctgaaaaacaaaaaggCAATCTCTTACACAAATGAGTCTTGATATTATGATTTGTACATGACATTTATATTATCATCCCAACATATTTTCATAGTCTgaaccaaatcatgaaatggaATAACTTGAGCTTTAATGTCAAAAGATAACCTAGTTGAAATTGCAATGAAGTTCACAGCGCTGCCAACATTCACAAAAAAAGATGTCATACACTTGCCAGctaatttttttcatgtttcaatACACCACTCACCTCTTCGAAGATTTCCAAACTGTAGGTGTTATCATCATCCGCAAAATACAccacaccaccctgaccactcCTATTTTTCCTGAGCCAATCCAGCGCAAAGTTGCGCTGTAACGTCCCCTTTGGTTTCAACCAGTTGGGATCTTTTTCTGCTAATCTGTAACTAGCTGGGGTTTCTGCACTCAGATGAGTATATTTTACCCCACAGTTTgcaagaaaatttgtcactagTTGTGTTTTGTGGGGGGAATCCTCAACAATTATCCAATGAAAGTTTTGCACATAAAGGAACGTTTGACAAAGTCTTACAAGTTCAGCCTTTTGCACTGGCCTTGCATATGTTGGAGTGACTCCATATATAAAAGGAAGATTTGTATGCGACCGAGAATAAACCGAGGAGAACAACCGAGGATATGCAATCCGTAGATTTTTTTCAACCAATTTGAGTTTTTTCTCCCAGACCTTCAAGTTTGTCTCCATTTGCTGTAGGTCTCTCTCACGGTGATGTTGTTTAATCGAAATGTCGTCGATGCTATGGCCGTGTGGACGGATTAGCAATGGCTCCTCGGGACAGAATGTTCCTAGAAAACAAATTTCATGGATCTATTAAAAGAGGGGACATTTTTCTTTCAACAAAATCAGGACTAAGGTTCAAGAGCATTGATCAAAAGCAAT
Above is a window of Lineus longissimus chromosome 3, tnLinLong1.2, whole genome shotgun sequence DNA encoding:
- the LOC135485457 gene encoding galactosylgalactosylxylosylprotein 3-beta-glucuronosyltransferase 3-like isoform X2, which translates into the protein METNLKVWEKKLKLVEKNLRIAYPRLFSSVYSRSHTNLPFIYGVTPTYARPVQKAELVRLCQTFLYVQNFHWIIVEDSPHKTQLVTNFLANCGVKYTHLSAETPASYRLAEKDPNWLKPKGTLQRNFALDWLRKNRSGQGGVVYFADDDNTYSLEIFEEMRYTNKVSCWPVGLVGGLKFERPITKNGKVVSWYTFWKPNRPFPMDMAGFAINLQVLLDIPEAKFDLRVQRGYQETSLLKKIITMEELEPKADSCTKVLVWHTRTEKAKLKNEKKLLDMGRPQSDPSIEV
- the LOC135485457 gene encoding galactosylgalactosylxylosylprotein 3-beta-glucuronosyltransferase 2-like isoform X1, yielding MRLRLGSLLYLCLSGMLFLLLYTLYKSGTFCPEEPLLIRPHGHSIDDISIKQHHRERDLQQMETNLKVWEKKLKLVEKNLRIAYPRLFSSVYSRSHTNLPFIYGVTPTYARPVQKAELVRLCQTFLYVQNFHWIIVEDSPHKTQLVTNFLANCGVKYTHLSAETPASYRLAEKDPNWLKPKGTLQRNFALDWLRKNRSGQGGVVYFADDDNTYSLEIFEEMRYTNKVSCWPVGLVGGLKFERPITKNGKVVSWYTFWKPNRPFPMDMAGFAINLQVLLDIPEAKFDLRVQRGYQETSLLKKIITMEELEPKADSCTKVLVWHTRTEKAKLKNEKKLLDMGRPQSDPSIEV